In the genome of Labrus bergylta chromosome 7, fLabBer1.1, whole genome shotgun sequence, the window GTTTACTATTCCATTACTGCTCGATCACTAGAATTTTTCATTGTTACCCTTTCTAACCCCACTCCTCCCCCTGGTCGTTCCTATCCCTCTCAAACCCTGACCTGTTTGATGGCCTGCTGGACTTTATCCAGGTTGATGTCTTTGGCTTCCTTCAGCAGTGTATTCTCGTCCATCTTTAGCATCGACACTCTGTACTGGCAAAGCTCACCACTACCACGTCTGCTGCACGGCTTGGATCGTCtgtgtgagggagggagagagagagagagagagagagagagagagagagagagagagagtgagagagagagagagagagagagagagagtgagagagagacagagggagagagagggagagagagagagagagagagagagagagagagagagagagagggagagagagggagagagagagggagagagagagagagagagagggagagagagagagagagagagagagagggagagagagagagagtgggaaagagagagagggagggagggagagagagagagagagagagagaggggagggaggagagagagagagagagagagggagagagagggagagagagagagagtgggagagagagagagagagggagggagagagagagagagagagagagagaggaggagagagagagagagagagagagagagagagggagagggagagagagagagggagggagagagagagagagagcaggagggagCGAGAgcgggagggagagagagagagggagggagagaaagaagagagcggagggaaagagagagagggagggagagagagagtgggaaagagagagagcagcgagTTTTGTCAGAAAAGACACACGGACAAAGACAAGAACATGAGAGAAGAATAGAATATgaagagattaaataaaagacaaatgcaGAGGATCAGAGAAGACATGTTTGGCAGAAGAGGACGAGTACGACTCTTTATTGTTTCAGAGTCAACTTGCAGCGTGTTCCTTTAATATGAGTCTGTGTTTGGTTTGGTCAGCTGCACTAATCCTGTTGTAGGTTTTCATTGGCTCACCGTGGCCACGTCCTTTTTGCTGCTGTCACTGAAGTGAGCCGTGCCCACCAGGTAGAGGAGGCTGCCATCAGCAGCTGTGAGACAGGTCACTGTCTCCGGGAGCTCCGGGGACGCCTGGCGACGCTGTGCTCGCAGCTGCCAGAGCAGCTCCATCGCTTCTCCATCAGctgggaaaacaacaacaacacagagttatTACAGCGACAGAAAATATGGTGCAGATGTCTCAATATTTGTACTATGAGATATTCAAAGAAGGAGATCTTTACATTTTCCAGTAAAGGTTTAGAGATTTCatttagctttatttattttatatgtcCTATTTTATCTCCCAATGACATCAGCTTCAAATCGTGATACTTCAtgatttaaaatttaaaaatccAATAATCGTGATGACCCTGAACACAACTCAGCCTATGAACAGGAAGGCTTTGGATGCAGCTGTTTGGTAAACTACAAACACGTCGAGGGACTTAATGCACAACAAGAAGTAGTAAACAGATCATAGTCATTCACTTTTTAGTACCCTGTTTAAATTTAGCTTAAATAACTTTATGATGTGACATTTTGTGCAACAGGAAATAACACAGCAGCCtgttttcctcttctgtctgaTGCACGTACACAgtatctaaagaaaaaaaaccacactgcTTACAGAGGCCTGGAGGTAGACAAGGCAGTTCCTCTTCTGAAGGATCCTCCGAAGGGCCGACTGACTCATCCTGTCAGAAATCAAGATACACACGGCATGATTACAACAACACGACATTAAAAGATTATTAAGGCTAGCCAGTTTGAGAAAGAAGGACTGATAACACATTGTTAAGTAACGGCTATTGGGAAACTAAGAATGCAAAGTTTCTCCACTGTGAGGACAACATCTGGCAACAAATCGTTCAATAACAATTCCTCTCCCACACATAAATATGAAGAAACTTCAGTACCAACCTCGGAATTGTTGTCTTGGTCCATGTTTGGAGCACTAAAGCTGCATGTAACAGAGGGTACAACAAAGACATGAAGAAGATATTATTACATAGACTGACTGTGATGCGTTTACTGACAACCGGCTACAGTGATGCGTTTACTGACAGTTAGCTACAGTGAGGCGTTTACTGACAGCCAGCTACAGTGAGACGTTCACTGACAGCCAGCTACAGTGAGGCGTTTACTGACAACCAGCTACAGTGAGGCGTTCACTGACAGCCAGCTACAGTGAGGCGTTTACTGACAGTTAGCTACAGTGATGCGTTTACTGACAGCCAGCTACAGTGAGGCGTTTACTGACAACCGGCTACAGTGAGGCGTTTACTGACAACCAGCTACAGTGAGGCGTTCACTGACAGCCAGCTACAGTGATGCGTTTACTGACAGCCAGCTACAGTGATGCGTTTACTGACAGTTAGCTACAGTGATGCGTTTACTGACAGTTAGCTACAGTGATGCGTTTACTGACAGTTAGCTACAGTGATGCGTTTACTGACAGCCAGCTACAGTGAGGCGTTTACTGACAGCCAGCTACAGTGAGGCGTTCACTGACAGCCAGCTACAGTGAGGCGTTTACTGACAGCCAGCTACAGTGATGCGTTTACTGACAGCCAGCTACAGTGAGGCGTTCACTGACAGCCAGCTACAGTAGCATGACTGACTGTGAGGCgttcacagacagacagctacACAACACAGTAAATCACTGTAATGCGTTTACTGACAGCAAACTACAGTACTGCGTAAACGACTGTGATGCGTTCACTGACAGCCGGCTGGAGTACAGCGCTGACGTTGCTTTACGTCAAACAGCAGACATTGCAGCAGTTGAAGCTCCAAAATGTTAACGAGTAAAGTGGAGACTAACTTGGAGTTTAAATCAGACAGGTGACGTTTCCTCAAACATCTAGACGTCCACAGGTTAAGCTAAAGGGGTGTGATATTCAGGTGTACAAACACTGACGTTACTTCCAGGTAGACTGAGGCTAGCTGCCAAATGATGAAAACAAGCTAACTCAGGCTAACACAGCTAGCACGACCCGGTAACAATTCAAAAGACAAACTATGAAACACGACACGTTCACTGTGtcagatataaaaacacaagatgttCGGTGGTATTTGGGAAAGTTGTCTCCAGATAAAAATGTCAGACTTACTGAGTTAGCCCGTGTGTGTCACAATGATCCTCGTCAGTACAGCCGCTAACACTGAGTGCGTTCACGTGTCGTCGGAATCATCGGAAAGATTAATCTAGTGCTACCTTCACGTGCTTCTTGGAAACATCGTACTTATCAATAACGAAAACATACATTATTTTTCTCtcgttgaaaaaaaaaagcaacaaacatgGACGCTAGAAGCTTTTTTAGTGTGTGGCTCATGTTTAATCAAAAGACAGAGCTTCTTTGTGCTTTcagcagaataaaaaacacagaatgaggCTCAATGAGCATCAGGTAAACATTGTTATCAATGTTAAAGAGGACacattgtgaaaaatccactttcacagtgtttttgaacatttatttgggtaacctgactGCATAAATATTaccacacagagaaaagtgctctgtttcaaatttgctcaacttgtgacatcacaaatctggtaaaaaaataaataaaataaaccccCCTCTCCGCTGGTATCTCCCaccatagactccaccccccAATCTAGAGTAAAAATTTTGCataggtccaccatttttagtCTTGCTACAGAGGCAAACTCAGGGTGGGGGGGTTCATTgcttttaaagagacacacaccaaaacggagcgttctgagagagctggttccACCAgtggcctctttcccgcatgtcattccccactctctctcaccctgatttccaactctatccactgtcctatctcgccattaaaagcccaaaaaggccaaaaatatatcttaaaaaaaaaggtggtgaagggggataatatgtcctctttaataaacTCATCTGGCATGacttaatgtttaaagtttgcCTGCTTGCTACAGCTAATAGAAGCATATACTAAAATGTGCAcctacaaaaaataaatgataaaaaatatgaacaagatatatatatattactgtaTATTTTTGTGACTGTTTCTTAGCTTTCTCCTATTTTTGTGAAACGTCACAGATTGGTACCTTTGGTATTGCTGAATTTTCAAAATTCCCCACTCGTAATTGCAATTATGGAGGGACGTTCATGTACCCATAACTCGTTAAAACGGTAAATTCGATATTTCCGAGCAGCTCATGAAGGATGCACTAGACAAGTTCACGTAAACGCCTCctggggtcagaggtcagaacaACAACTGGGACAGTTTGGTGCCCAACCTCCCGAGTTGACGTCATCACACAGAAACGTAAAAAGTGACTGTTGGCTTGACGGCCAAAACATTCACGCCTtgcatattatttatatttttttgtgacaaATGTAGGCTATCATTTCAAAATAGATTTTAGTTTTATCTGTCTGTTGCTGCCCTAGAGAACAACACATTATCCCTTTATTTCATCTGTATTGTTTCCAAATTACGATTTAAAGCTCGATCGTGAACACACCAAAGTTGGTACGAGGACCACAGCATGGGAACTCCGAGCAGCACGTGAATGCAGTGAATTCTATGACGAAACTGGCAGCCGCAGTGCATTCTGGTACATGGAGTCAGTGATCGCTTGGAGACGCATATTTGTTTGTAAAgtaagtgtttttaattttttttcctcGTAGTAACATTTCACATAGTACAACCAAAGTCATCTAGACCCCTTTCTGCAGTGTTATACTAACATTTAGACTTCTGGGTAAATAAATCATTGTAATAAGCAGAGCTGTGTTAACAACCATTCACTCGTGCTACGAGTCTTAAAGTGCTTTTGGATGCATTTAGTGTGCTTGAGTAATCTAATATGGGACTATAGACCCACCCTGCGTCCTGACAACAAGATGAATCATTTGTTTCCTTTAACTTAGGATAACGGGAAGCTTTAGTGGGTAAATTGCTGCTTTCCATGACAAGTCTTAGAGTCTGTGTTTACTGAATGCCCAAAGAGAAGTGATTCTCGACAGTAGAAGTCACATTAGAGTGTTTCTTTATTGATGTTTCTGTAGTCATGTGCTAACAAAATTAAGCTTATGATTTGTTGCCATCCCCTTGTGCAATCACTAACATACCTTTATgcttgtttttactttaaatactAACTACCTTCTGATTCCTTCAGAGCTGATGTTAGCACACAGGAAGTGCAGAATAAGGACAGAAATGTCTCTTGTTGTGGGGGACAGACGATGACAAACAAAACCTACATTTCTGTTGTGAACCTTTTCCTCCGTTTGGAAAGATTTCAAACTGACTCATTCACTTCAGCTCACAGAGAAGAAGCCAGCAGAACTCTAACGTCACATCCTTTCTCGCTGAGTCCAGCTCGAGTCATCTGTTTTGTTAAAGTGAACACCCTCATCACTGCCCTTCACAACATGTCGTAGGAGTCTGGTGCCTGTTAAACAAATCTGGCAGTTTCTCTGAGCAAGCGTGTCGTCATACATCGCCTCACGCTGCCAAAGTTTCATCGAAGAGTCTGTTTGCggtttttcttttatataaaATTCCAATTTGCCTACTTTTTAATGACGTGCAAATATAAAGGAGTCAGGTTCTGATACACATTGTGAAATGGCCATTATGAAGCCATGAGAGACGTGTGTTATATTTCCAACGCCCCACAAACACTGACTCATATACAGTGTCTATAAATGTTTAGCCTTCTGTGAAAGATGATGCCTTAAGCGCATACATTATTGCCACAAACATGTCGTGATCATTTGCATATTACTTGTGCAGACCTAAACAACTGTATTGCGTGAGCTACCTTTCTACTCAGCTAGTGGGGTAAAGGGACTAAGCGTTATCATATGTGTTTAAAATACATGGCGGTGAAGAAGCGATGCAGTCCTCTGTGCATCGATAAGGTGTGTGCCGTTCTCTGAAGAGCTCACTCAGCTCTCAGTGCTGCTCTTTCTCTCGTTAGACCTTTGAGATGTACCTGTAGCACCCTGTTGAAATGTATCACTGCTGGTTTCATTGGAGGGTGTTTAGCCGTACACAGACATCCTGAGACATGTAcctgacatcacttcctgcagtcatactttcatttttaagtacacaaacatttctaccCTCTCTAATAATTGatctatctaaaaaaaaaaagaaaaaaaaagtcattttgcTTTTTACATCAacccaagtttttttttttcactgtccATCTTCCGCTCATCAGTGCGACTCCACCACCTATCACGGAAGGTTATTCAAAGAGCAGAGGGGGTCAAAGGAGGTGGTGACATGTGCGAATTGTCGGTGCTAAAGGAATCTCCGTCAGCGCTCCTCTCCTTCAACACTCCCCGGCAGCGATGAGCTCCCCGGGTCTCTCTGCCAGCCTGTCTCGTCGGGTTTCGTCGCCCTCGTCTTCCTCAAACAGCGTGTGGTGTATGCTCAGCAGCTGGTGGGTGGGGGCTATGGTCAGGGGTGGAGGCTGAGACTCAGGGTTTTCCACCGTCTGGAGGAGAGGCTCAGGAGGGGAGGACTTGGGGCTGAGGGCGTCTTCACTGGAGGGAGGGTTCGGGCTCACGCCGTTCACGTAAGTCGTGGTGGGCAGGGTCATCCTAGAAAAGGCAGCGTTGGTCGTTTCCGGAGAACATACTTTAGTTTCTgaggagaaaagaaggaaataCCAGACAAGTACACGGGAAAAAGAgagtgttaaaagaaagcacTAAAGGCAGTTTGTAGTCTCTTGACCAAGCTGTGGTCGCATGCGTGCTCACGGGAAAGTTGGATGAGATGGCGTGCTTCATGTCTGACAGCCTGTAGCTTTTAAATTCCCAGAAGTATCTGACCAAAAAGTAAAATGGCgagaaagagaaaatagatAAGAGGAGACCATGCTCACCTGTGATTGCACCTGAAACATGAACAATGGTGTGGGTGCCTTCAAGGTACACCGCATCCAGGTTGTGCTCTACGGGCAGAGGTTCTGTGGCTGTAACCTCCACTTTGGGCTTCCGGATGGTCAGCATGTACGGGTGGACGTCCAGAGAGAAGTTGCGAGTGTGTTTCTTCTCCATCCCACTGATGTCTACGGTTCAAAATGAAAAGACCGCTTTAAAGGGAGGAAGAACATTGGAGCGCAAAGACAGATCATCTATCCAAAGTTTTCTTTCGATTTCAACATCCAGTCCCACGCCTACAGATTCTGCATTTTTATACACAATCTGTAAATACAGATTATATTTTCTGCCAAATACACAACACAGGGTAACTGTTATATCTCCGTTTTCTCTACACTAACTCCTTAAGGGTGGAGTCAGTAGAAGTGTTTGTTgcagtaaacacaacattcaaactgggcccctcctcctgggctcatctccCCCAGAAGCTCACCCTCACTGCAGGACATAGTGTGTATGTATACAGCTTGTACCTACGCTGCAAGCTAACACACgatagcacaagctaaccgacggtgtttgtcacctgcctgtccaacaggaagtagaccaactccacgtccactcTTCTTAACATGTCCCAGACTGACTGTCTGCTTACCTTTTGTCGCAGGATGCTGTGTGCTTTTGGTGTCCAGAAGAGGAGCGATGAAGTTGTCCGTCCCCGTCTTCCGTCTGAGCTGTTTGGGTTTTTCAGGCTTGGTGTTACTTTCCAGACGGGTCATAGTGAGAGGTTCCTTTACACGGACAGAGACACAAACGGGCCGTTAAATCAGAGCTTTAACTGGAGTTCAGAGAGTCAAACATGTAGCATTCAAAGCAGAATAAAAGTACTCCACATTACAGATGTTCTTAATGAGGACTGGCTGCTGTGTCTCCAAACAACTGACGGCTTCACTGAACACAAATAGTCCAAGTTAAAGGTGCAATATGTGACTTTCTGAATAAATATTAAGCAAAAACCAAATATACGCCATGCAAATATATTGTGGGGTAATGACCTCCTAAAAatagagtgaagtcaaactctctctgggtttgttgttttcagctctgtgttcacactgacggGACGGTGCTtctttcagcttgtttatgtttcactcagaggctcaaacatatgttgttgtttctccacGTGAATACCTCCCTCTTTCACCATTAGTCCTGTCGCCATGTGAACGGCAGGAGTTCGGACCCGCCCACTCGGGGAAGCTTTGTCGTTGCAAGACTACGACTGAAGGAGAACCACTAGACTTTCCAAACTGACAGAAGAACAAACGAATCAACTTTGAGATGCTTTTCTTTACTGAAATTTGATATCAGAATCTTGTTCTCAGATGTTAATTAGCActcgtctgctgctgctgtctgtgccTCACAGAACCCTGCTAGTGAAGAAGTGTGGAGATTACATGGGGAAGGGGAGCTGAGGGACAAAGGAGGTGTGTCTGGAGAGCATTGTAGTGATCTGAAAATAAGCCTTTAAATGAACTGCTGTGCTCCTGTGAAGTGAGAGCTTTTGTTAAGAACATTATTCTGTCTCTTCAGGGTCAGCTTGTGAAGCGTTTTCCTTCTGATGCTAAACTGAATGTTCATGAATACCAACAGGAGACATTGACATTAAACACTCATTGATTACCTTGAACGGCTGAGGGAGAGGGTTGGAGCTCGGGATCCATTTCATCTTTTTACGAGGCCGTTTGATGACCAGCGGCTCCCCTGCCATCTCTCCCACTCCGAGGTCACTGGGGTCCATATTGGGATCGAGTGTCTGTATCCCAGAATCCCTCACAGTGGGTGTAGCGTCGTGGTTGGACTGAGCGAGCGCTGCCAGCAGCTGCCTGACCACATTGTCGTACATGAGGTCGCTCTCGTTGGTGATGAAGTCCAGCCGGTTGAGCGACTTGATGTGGTCTCTGTTTTCGTTGCAGAACATGGCCAGGATGTTGATGTCACAGAACTGAGACTTCTGCCAGCGTCGCCGAGTTTTTATACCCACTTTATGCAGCTTGTCGAACACAAAGTTGGACTTTCGCACCACAAACAGGTGCAGCAAATTTAGGAGGATGATGAGGTTCATGGTGCAGAGCAGAGCGAGGTCTACTGCTGCCATGATGCGCTGCAGCTGCACAGCAGACAGCTTACAGTTCACCTTTAACTTTAGCTCTACATAGCTGCTAATGTCCGGAGGCTCACCTAGAGCACAGGTGAACTCATTCTGCCTCTGGCGGGCGTAGTAGGCGCTCAGGTAGGAAATGGGGATGGAGCTGAGGCAGATAATGGCCAGGTGGCGTGCGAGGTAAATCTTAGCCAGAAAGTTACTTTGTCCTCGTCTCTCCAAATATTTCTCAAACAGGTTCTGCTCGGGGCTCTTCTCCTTTTCTGCGTTCTCGATGATCTCCCTCCGCTCTCGCTCAGTTATGCCAGGTCCTTTGGATTGGATCTGCTTCTCGATCTTTGGGGCTCGGCCCTCAGCGGCTCGGTGATAGCAGTTATCAATCTCTTGAAGCAGGAAATTGAGCTCTGAAGTGAGCCGTGTGGAGGCGAGGAACTCCCAGCCCAGAGCAGGAATGTACATGATCCCAGCGAAGGCCAGCAGGGCGTACGGCAGGAACTTGTGTTCAAACAGTGAAGGCCAAAGGTGAGACTCCACTCCAGGTACGGCGTCCCGCAGCTCTGTCCAGCAGTAGCCCCGTGCGTACAGCGCCTGATCTCTGGTGAAGTTGTGTGGTGTGTAACAGTAGATGGACTCCTCTGAGGaaaatagagaaagaaaaagtcaacacAAACGATTTTCAAATTTTTCATCCTAGggttgtcacgataccagaacTTTAAACGTCTATTCAAGACCAGTTACAATCAAACTATATGCATGCCTTTTCATTcccacagcaacaacaatatAAGTCCTAGGCCCCCAATATTTagaaatgtcttatttttaatttcccaaaattgtaaacaaactcctgcacactgtctaaacagaacaaagacattggcaacatttcagtacCGATAGACAGTAATCACAGCCACAGGCAGCTGAACGGGGACAGGGAATCAGGAATCAAAGGAAGCCACACAGTTTttaaccgtgtgtgtgtgtctgtgtttgtaggTCCTGTCGTGTTTTGTGTCATgtttttcatatatatatacgAGCTTGTTTTTAcctaaatggatggatggtaaatggacctgagcttgtaaagtacttttctagtcttttgaatACTCAAAGCGCGCAGACGAAGCAaggggagcaattcagggtctTAGCCAGGGGATCGTACCCTCGACCCTCTGGTTTGAGAGacacaactctaccaactgagccacagccgcccctagaGTTTCAGCGTTTCAGAAGCATGGCAtcgcaggagctccacataaacacacagtcagacatgcaggCACACTGCGCTACGCTCCCCTGCTGGCTAAGCTGATCCCGTCTCCCCCCCTGTGACGCCTCTGTTACcacctctgaagacggtacagagggggaTCACTTCATTGTGATGAAGCATTACACCTCcgcaacattcagattgaaggcgtAGCGCCAAAGGGGCATAAATATCCCGGCTTGAGACACACTGTGCAAGttgagagaaaacaacatgaactAAGTCATCACAGGAAAATGGAGTAAAATAACATATTTTGCTGCATCCTTGCATCGGGATTCTCTGCAGCATAGTGCAGAagacgtttaaaaaaacatgacttcatTGGCTTTGCAACTTTCAATGGATGTTTCCAGATTTTCTAGGACATATCTTGCATCTCTCTGATCTGGGTATCCTTCTATCTGTACCGTATCTCATcattcatctgtgtgtctgatgatgagCACACAGCTTTGTGCAATGATAGGAGTGTGTGCCTGGCTCAGATACACTCCTCTGTGCACAGGAAATCCAAGTGGATGAGGGTGGCATCAAGTCCACCTTTAACCTTTGGAACTGAGTGCAGTGACAGCTTATATTCTGAAGTTTCCACTGCTGTCTCTGTGAGCATGTTGTCTTCCATATTCCCTGTAATGAGGACAATACGACATTACACGTTACAGTCAGCGAGGGCAGAATGCTTCCCTTGCTCTGAGTCATCTGAAATAATTCAACAATTCCCAGAGTATCGTTAAAGCTCAGCAGCAGTGAGGGAATACCTCCGAGCTCATGTTAACACCCacatctctctgctgctgctaaaGTTGAACACTCAGTCGCAGATGGTTCATGCTGCTCTGCAGAGAGTCTGACTCAGCAGTGAAATACCATCTTTCCCGTCCATCGCTTCCACTCTGCCTTCTTAACAGACACCTTCCTCTTTCTTCCCCCCTCCTACAATCTATCCCCTCAAATCTCCAGACACTCTGCAGTCTTTCTGGCTCTTTTCCGGCACTCTCTGTTGATGCTCCTTTTACTGCCGAGCCTAATCTCCTAAAGTTTCGGCTTATCATTGTTTCTTACGAGAGGCTCTGCATGGCTTACTCAGGACAAAATGGGTTTAACTGAATTACATTCTTGTTTGAGACTTTTGGTGACTCTTTTGTAGCTTTAAGAGAAGCAACTTCATTTGTTATCTTCTTGCACAAACTGTTCCTGGTCATAAGTGATGTAAGAGGAATCAGGTGCTGAATAACTTTTAAACAAtccagttaaagggatacttaaCACATtagcattaagctttgtatcattagaaacctggtagtatttttgaatggtcgtgcatcccgccctcattttcccctgagatgggaaatctttgtatttctatgtcagaaaaggagcttccagtgacgcaaaatgacgattttgcccgtcggcggcggtgaggacgaggagcccgggccggcttgaactggggcggactggtagtgtcagtgctctcactgtttgcctatggacacagacatagagtccgttttctgc includes:
- the panx2 gene encoding pannexin-2, which codes for MQNILDQNLDMATALLAGEKLKELILPGSSQDERGGALAGLMVQLKLELPFDRVVTIGTVIIPILLVTLVFTRNFAEESIYCYTPHNFTRDQALYARGYCWTELRDAVPGVESHLWPSLFEHKFLPYALLAFAGIMYIPALGWEFLASTRLTSELNFLLQEIDNCYHRAAEGRAPKIEKQIQSKGPGITERERREIIENAEKEKSPEQNLFEKYLERRGQSNFLAKIYLARHLAIICLSSIPISYLSAYYARQRQNEFTCALGEPPDISSYVELKLKVNCKLSAVQLQRIMAAVDLALLCTMNLIILLNLLHLFVVRKSNFVFDKLHKVGIKTRRRWQKSQFCDINILAMFCNENRDHIKSLNRLDFITNESDLMYDNVVRQLLAALAQSNHDATPTVRDSGIQTLDPNMDPSDLGVGEMAGEPLVIKRPRKKMKWIPSSNPLPQPFKEPLTMTRLESNTKPEKPKQLRRKTGTDNFIAPLLDTKSTQHPATKDISGMEKKHTRNFSLDVHPYMLTIRKPKVEVTATEPLPVEHNLDAVYLEGTHTIVHVSGAITETKVCSPETTNAAFSRMTLPTTTYVNGVSPNPPSSEDALSPKSSPPEPLLQTVENPESQPPPLTIAPTHQLLSIHHTLFEEDEGDETRRDRLAERPGELIAAGEC